One part of the Oceanihabitans sp. IOP_32 genome encodes these proteins:
- a CDS encoding PIN domain-containing protein, producing the protein MKGIRSVLLDNSFCIRLLKSDDDYHQNAINYFEHFLENGIEMYLSTIVVSEYAVGDNPDNLLSLNAFRLLEFDYADAKTAGSFFLELKENEGLRESEQRKVIINDIKLFSQIHNRKIDAYITKDRKSLAKMIEPLGISHNLNFEFIDLAIPLNDRLGRLF; encoded by the coding sequence ATGAAAGGTATAAGAAGTGTTCTTTTAGATAATTCTTTTTGTATTCGATTACTAAAATCCGATGATGACTACCACCAAAATGCTATAAATTATTTTGAGCACTTTCTAGAAAATGGAATTGAGATGTACCTTTCTACTATTGTAGTCAGTGAATATGCAGTTGGTGATAATCCAGATAATTTACTTTCTTTAAATGCATTCAGATTATTGGAATTTGATTATGCTGATGCCAAAACTGCTGGAAGTTTTTTTTTAGAGCTCAAAGAAAATGAGGGTCTCAGAGAATCTGAACAAAGAAAAGTAATAATCAACGATATTAAATTGTTTTCACAAATTCATAATAGAAAAATTGACGCTTATATCACAAAGGATAGAAAATCTTTAGCTAAAATGATTGAACCTTTAGGGATATCACATAATTTAAACTTTGAGTTTATTGACTTGGCAATTCCGCTTAATGATAGATTGGGAAGATTGTTTTAA
- a CDS encoding endonuclease/exonuclease/phosphatase family protein, which produces MTHPFDDNSIKHNTQTVAFYNCENLFDFRTNVHANHQYFSPTVLKNWTAKRYQDKIEKLGFSISKIGRKETGKHPAIVGLCEVGSDSVLKDLITSKHLKHLNYKYIHNNSLDQRGIDVALLYNANVFDVATSKTFTIKLPHTDGLTNYTRDILLVSGVLDGESIHVIVNHWPSRREGEKETEPKRIASSNKLGEIINILRLANDNSKIILVGDFNDEPHNHSVKQLVNTFDFYNPMETLRTFSRGSTYYRRQWYLFDQILISNHFLKTSDEFFEYDTANIFDEDFLKVLDGKFKGTPFRTYIGKKYQGGYSDHFPVYIVFKR; this is translated from the coding sequence ATGACTCACCCTTTTGATGATAACTCGATTAAACACAACACACAAACTGTGGCCTTTTATAATTGTGAAAATTTATTTGATTTTAGAACGAATGTCCATGCAAACCATCAGTATTTTTCGCCAACCGTCTTAAAAAACTGGACAGCCAAACGCTACCAAGATAAAATTGAAAAATTAGGCTTTAGCATTTCTAAAATAGGGCGAAAAGAAACCGGAAAACATCCAGCGATTGTTGGATTGTGCGAAGTTGGAAGCGATAGTGTTTTAAAAGATTTAATAACATCGAAGCATTTGAAGCATTTAAATTACAAATATATTCACAACAATTCTTTAGACCAACGTGGTATTGATGTCGCTTTATTATACAACGCTAATGTTTTTGATGTTGCTACCTCTAAAACATTTACTATTAAACTACCCCATACAGACGGCTTAACTAATTACACTCGAGATATTTTGTTGGTTTCTGGTGTACTTGATGGGGAGTCTATTCATGTTATCGTGAATCATTGGCCCTCTAGGCGTGAAGGCGAAAAAGAAACGGAGCCCAAGCGCATAGCTTCTTCAAATAAATTAGGTGAAATTATTAATATATTACGCTTAGCAAATGATAACTCAAAAATTATTCTTGTTGGCGATTTTAATGACGAGCCGCATAACCATAGCGTAAAACAATTGGTAAATACCTTTGATTTTTACAATCCTATGGAAACCCTGCGCACTTTTAGCCGAGGGTCTACCTATTACAGAAGACAATGGTATTTATTTGATCAAATTTTGATTTCGAACCATTTTCTTAAAACTTCAGATGAATTTTTTGAATATGATACCGCCAATATTTTTGATGAAGATTTTTTAAAGGTTTTAGATGGCAAATTTAAAGGGACGCCATTTAGAACCTATATCGGTAAAAAATACCAAGGCGGTTACAGCGATCATTTTCCAGTCTACATCGTCTTTAAGCGTTGA
- the hflX gene encoding GTPase HflX → MIEEIDLNLERAVLIGVITKEQNEEKSKEYLDELEFLTFTAGGNAIKRFTQKMDMPNPKTFIGTGKMEEVRQFIEDNDIGTAIFDDELSAAQERNISKILNVKVLDRTNLILDIFAQRAKTSYARTQVELAQCEYLLPRLKGMWTHLERQRGGIGMRGPGETEIETDRRIVRDKITLLKERIKTIDKQMAVQRGNRGKMVRVALVGYTNVGKSTLMNVISKSDVFAENKLFATLDTTVRKVVIKNLPFLLTDTVGFIRKLPTQLVDSFKSTLDEVREADLLLHVVDISHHNFEEHIESVEKILGEIDCGDKPTIMVFNKIDAYEAEPFEADDLETERTSMHYSLEEWKKTWMNKVGNNALFISALNKENIEDFKARIYDEVRDIHITRFPYNHFLYPDYKEAQE, encoded by the coding sequence ATGATAGAAGAGATAGACTTAAATTTAGAAAGAGCTGTTTTAATAGGTGTGATAACCAAAGAACAAAACGAAGAAAAATCTAAAGAGTATTTAGACGAACTAGAGTTTTTAACCTTTACCGCTGGAGGAAACGCCATAAAACGCTTTACGCAAAAAATGGACATGCCAAATCCTAAAACCTTTATAGGAACCGGCAAGATGGAAGAAGTGCGTCAATTTATTGAAGATAATGATATTGGTACGGCTATTTTTGATGACGAATTGTCTGCCGCACAAGAGCGCAACATCAGTAAAATACTTAATGTAAAGGTACTTGATAGAACCAATTTAATACTCGATATTTTTGCTCAACGCGCCAAAACCAGTTATGCCAGAACACAGGTAGAATTAGCACAATGCGAATATTTGCTACCACGCTTAAAAGGGATGTGGACGCACCTTGAGCGCCAAAGAGGTGGTATTGGTATGCGTGGTCCTGGTGAAACCGAGATTGAGACCGATAGACGTATAGTGCGCGATAAAATCACCTTATTAAAAGAACGCATAAAAACTATCGATAAACAAATGGCTGTGCAGCGTGGTAATCGGGGTAAAATGGTGCGCGTGGCTTTGGTGGGTTATACCAATGTTGGGAAATCGACCTTAATGAATGTGATAAGTAAAAGCGATGTCTTTGCCGAAAACAAATTGTTCGCCACGCTAGATACCACGGTTAGAAAAGTGGTGATTAAAAACCTGCCCTTTTTATTAACCGATACCGTAGGTTTTATTAGAAAACTGCCAACACAATTGGTAGATAGTTTTAAAAGTACCTTAGACGAGGTTAGAGAAGCCGATTTACTCCTGCATGTTGTCGATATTTCGCATCATAATTTTGAAGAGCATATCGAATCGGTTGAGAAAATTTTAGGTGAAATAGATTGTGGTGATAAGCCAACCATTATGGTGTTTAATAAAATTGATGCTTATGAAGCAGAGCCTTTTGAAGCAGACGATTTAGAAACAGAGCGCACCTCTATGCACTATTCTCTTGAAGAATGGAAAAAAACATGGATGAATAAAGTGGGCAACAATGCTTTGTTTATTTCGGCATTAAATAAAGAAAATATAGAGGATTTTAAGGCCCGCATTTACGATGAGGTACGAGATATCCATATTACACGTTTTCCTTACAACCATTTTCTTTATCCAGATTATAAAGAGGCTCAAGAGTAA
- a CDS encoding penicillin-binding protein 1A, which translates to MPEIQMKRISLILKNKWIKWSLRAGAAVVLFFGVIYISVFLGFFGKLPTAKDLSSITQAEATQVLDENGKLIGKYYVYDRQPLKFEDFPKHLIDALIATEDIRFYSHDGVDNVSLLRVFVKNSMLRDKSAGGGSTITLQLAKNLYGRKNYLMFSMLINKFKESIIAKRIENIYSKNDILTLYLNTVPFPDNTYGIESAARKFFNKSASQLSLTEASTLVGTLKATTYFNPRLHLKRSQSRRNVVFQQMYKYGYLSEDSVAVLKNQDLVLNYKSFNHDVGLAPYFRAQVKKELAVILDSIKKPDGSAYDLYRDGLKVYTTLDSSMQAIAEQAMKEHLKALQQVHEKSFGKNAPWLTNKRIIESAIKNLPQYKAYQEAGLTQAQILDSLSVKRKTELFNWSGDTIMNISAIDSLKHHLKFLNTGMLAIEPQTGAIKSYVGGIDYRYFKYDHISQSERQVGSTFKPFVYTAAIENGMKPCTYFPLKEVTYTNFDNWTPTNSGANEEDPHLNYNLEMALSNSINTIAVKVLNEVGIENVIQQVEKLGIAKTLPREPSLALGVAEINLKQLTGAFASYVNHSKGVKPYAITKIEDKNGNTIASFEPQIMEAPAYSDYTRQVLLQIMKSTVNNGTAARLRTTYNLKNDMAGKTGTTQNNKDGWFVGITPNLVTVSWVGNDNHSIGFKSTSIGQGANSALPIFAKFYQKLNTDVAFNHITKAKFETPSASVLEDLDCNPEKRDNFFKRLFGRKNKKKKFKTDD; encoded by the coding sequence ATGCCAGAGATTCAAATGAAACGCATATCGTTAATACTTAAAAACAAATGGATTAAGTGGTCCTTAAGGGCTGGCGCAGCCGTAGTTCTGTTTTTTGGTGTTATTTATATCAGTGTGTTTTTAGGGTTTTTTGGAAAACTGCCTACGGCTAAAGATTTAAGCTCTATTACACAAGCTGAAGCCACACAGGTACTTGATGAAAATGGAAAATTAATTGGAAAATATTATGTTTACGATAGGCAGCCTTTAAAATTTGAAGACTTTCCGAAGCATCTAATCGACGCCTTAATTGCCACCGAAGATATCCGGTTTTACAGTCACGATGGCGTTGATAACGTAAGCTTATTACGCGTATTTGTTAAAAATAGTATGCTTCGAGATAAGTCGGCCGGAGGGGGGAGCACCATTACCTTGCAATTAGCTAAAAATCTCTATGGTCGTAAAAATTATCTGATGTTCAGTATGTTAATTAATAAATTTAAAGAATCTATTATTGCCAAACGGATTGAAAACATCTACTCTAAAAACGATATTCTTACGCTGTACTTAAATACGGTACCCTTTCCAGATAACACCTATGGCATTGAAAGCGCAGCACGTAAATTTTTTAATAAGTCTGCATCGCAATTATCGCTTACAGAAGCTTCAACTTTAGTGGGCACGCTTAAGGCAACTACTTATTTTAATCCGCGGCTTCATTTAAAACGCAGTCAATCCAGACGAAATGTTGTTTTTCAGCAAATGTATAAATACGGTTATCTTTCAGAAGATTCTGTGGCCGTTTTAAAAAATCAAGATCTCGTTTTAAATTATAAGTCGTTTAATCACGATGTAGGTTTGGCACCTTATTTTCGGGCTCAGGTAAAAAAGGAATTGGCCGTAATTTTAGATTCTATAAAGAAGCCAGACGGCAGTGCTTACGATTTATACCGAGATGGTTTAAAAGTTTACACGACATTAGATTCTAGCATGCAAGCGATTGCCGAACAAGCCATGAAAGAACATCTCAAGGCTTTACAACAAGTTCACGAAAAATCGTTTGGTAAAAATGCGCCGTGGCTTACAAACAAGCGCATAATAGAGTCCGCCATTAAAAATCTGCCACAATATAAGGCGTATCAAGAAGCGGGATTAACCCAAGCACAAATATTAGATAGTCTTTCCGTTAAACGGAAAACAGAATTGTTTAACTGGTCGGGCGATACCATCATGAATATCTCGGCTATAGACAGTTTAAAACACCACTTAAAGTTTTTAAATACGGGCATGCTAGCTATCGAGCCCCAAACAGGCGCCATAAAAAGCTATGTAGGAGGTATTGATTACAGGTATTTTAAATACGACCATATTTCGCAAAGTGAGCGTCAAGTGGGCTCTACTTTTAAGCCTTTTGTTTATACAGCAGCTATTGAAAACGGCATGAAACCATGCACTTATTTCCCGTTAAAGGAAGTGACTTACACCAATTTCGATAATTGGACACCCACGAACTCTGGAGCAAACGAGGAAGACCCTCACCTCAATTATAATTTAGAAATGGCTTTAAGCAACTCGATAAACACCATAGCCGTAAAGGTTCTAAATGAAGTGGGCATTGAAAATGTGATACAACAAGTAGAAAAGTTGGGTATTGCAAAAACGCTTCCTAGAGAGCCTTCGTTGGCTTTAGGCGTGGCAGAGATTAACTTAAAACAACTTACAGGTGCTTTTGCAAGTTATGTAAACCATAGTAAAGGTGTAAAACCCTACGCTATAACCAAAATTGAAGACAAAAATGGCAATACAATTGCAAGTTTCGAGCCTCAAATTATGGAAGCTCCAGCTTATAGTGATTATACAAGACAAGTGTTGTTGCAAATTATGAAATCTACGGTTAATAATGGGACAGCTGCCAGATTGCGAACTACCTATAATCTAAAAAATGACATGGCTGGCAAAACTGGAACAACGCAAAACAATAAAGATGGTTGGTTTGTGGGTATTACCCCCAATTTAGTAACGGTGAGTTGGGTAGGGAATGACAACCATAGTATTGGGTTTAAATCTACAAGCATAGGTCAAGGTGCAAATTCTGCTTTGCCCATTTTTGCTAAGTTTTATCAGAAATTGAATACCGATGTTGCTTTCAACCACATTACTAAAGCCAAATTTGAAACCCCGTCAGCTTCAGTTTTAGAGGATTTAGACTGTAATCCAGAAAAACGGGATAATTTTTTTAAACGCCTTTTCGGAAGAAAAAATAAGAAGAAAAAATTTAAAACGGATGATTGA
- a CDS encoding DUF3078 domain-containing protein: MKKTILLFTLFIGMISINAQTKEELQAQKAEKQAIADAAQAEANALQAQIDALPGWRKGAFGTIGGSLSHFNNWYSQGSPNNVSGNIGITINAYANLIEDKFFWRNALTTNLNWVKLDNKDIDTDDDSFKPTTDVFNISSLYGRNITKTLAASGLVEYRTTLLDNFNDPGYLDVGIGATWTPIENLIVVVHPLNYNFVFSDNDLVFDSSLGAKIVADYTRQIGAINFKTNFSTFQSYKSSDLSNFTWTNSFSYTLWKMIGIGFDFGLRSNKQEALNYASIAYQNLTPAEQLNETEPTFDNVDNKLQTYYTVGLSYKF; this comes from the coding sequence ATGAAAAAAACTATATTATTATTCACGTTATTTATCGGTATGATTTCGATAAATGCACAGACTAAGGAAGAATTACAAGCACAAAAAGCGGAAAAGCAGGCTATAGCCGATGCTGCACAAGCTGAAGCCAATGCGTTACAAGCACAAATTGATGCCCTACCGGGATGGAGAAAAGGAGCTTTTGGTACTATTGGCGGAAGCTTATCTCATTTTAATAATTGGTACTCACAAGGCTCGCCAAATAATGTATCTGGAAATATAGGTATAACCATTAATGCTTATGCCAATTTAATTGAAGACAAGTTTTTCTGGAGAAATGCGCTAACCACCAATTTAAACTGGGTAAAATTAGACAATAAAGATATTGATACCGACGACGATAGCTTTAAACCTACTACCGATGTGTTTAATATCTCGTCTTTATACGGTAGAAATATTACTAAAACCCTAGCAGCCTCTGGATTGGTGGAGTACAGAACAACACTTTTAGACAATTTTAACGATCCTGGCTATTTAGATGTTGGTATTGGTGCTACGTGGACGCCAATTGAAAATTTAATCGTTGTTGTACACCCGTTAAACTACAACTTTGTATTTAGCGACAATGATCTTGTTTTCGACTCGTCTTTAGGTGCAAAGATTGTTGCAGATTACACCAGACAAATTGGGGCTATTAATTTTAAAACGAACTTCTCTACCTTCCAAAGTTATAAAAGTAGTGATTTATCGAACTTTACATGGACCAATTCTTTTAGCTACACCTTGTGGAAAATGATTGGTATTGGGTTTGATTTCGGGTTGAGAAGCAATAAACAAGAAGCCTTAAATTATGCTTCTATCGCTTATCAAAACTTAACACCTGCTGAACAATTAAATGAGACTGAGCCAACTTTTGACAATGTAGATAATAAATTACAAACTTATTATACTGTAGGGTTGAGCTATAAGTTCTAA
- a CDS encoding DUF2480 family protein — MSNKIINRVANSKLVTINLEDYYPEGKRLLFDLKDWLHEGLVLREKEFRNQILAHDWSQYKNTYVALMCSTDAIIPGWAYTLLSLQLEPFAKKIMIGDLELLETSIFQDIINTLDVLEFKDQSLIIKGCTNKPIPQNAYIMLATKLKPVAKSIMYGEACSSVPLYKNK, encoded by the coding sequence ATGTCGAACAAAATTATAAATCGCGTAGCGAACAGCAAATTAGTCACCATAAACCTTGAAGATTATTATCCTGAGGGTAAACGCCTCTTGTTTGACCTAAAAGATTGGTTACACGAAGGTCTTGTGCTACGAGAAAAAGAGTTTAGAAACCAAATTTTAGCGCACGACTGGTCGCAATATAAAAACACCTATGTTGCGTTAATGTGCAGTACAGACGCTATAATTCCAGGTTGGGCCTATACTTTATTAAGCCTTCAACTAGAGCCATTTGCAAAAAAAATAATGATTGGTGATCTTGAACTTTTAGAAACCTCTATATTTCAAGATATTATTAACACCCTTGATGTGCTTGAGTTTAAAGATCAATCTCTAATTATTAAGGGTTGTACCAATAAGCCCATACCACAAAATGCTTATATTATGCTGGCCACTAAACTAAAACCGGTTGCCAAGTCCATTATGTATGGCGAGGCCTGTTCTTCGGTGCCGCTCTACAAAAACAAGTAG
- a CDS encoding PQQ-binding-like beta-propeller repeat protein, with translation MINEIYSVIKAQGKLLVSSTNKTISYYNSNLELEQQLECEIQILDTFKFDSSIYYISTRNDLFTQAERYITPFLKERIRLNVPQIIENIVLYKGKIFNQKYSVYSLSKKQILWELDEPLDIIGDYCFSRKKSNFKARNIETGEVLWSKTITDDFPESTGYKFLTVYNKVLVMAIKNTTLAGYDVDTGELLWSVKKTNNRNLLVDIDGKLKGVTSTGYFETDIATGNHRRLEFAPIEAINKPNWFDSQRDNFVIVDNHIITTDFFSNRIGAFNMETQQYDWFYTEENATGFPASRPIKYFEPYLCLIDNKDTLHIYEVKKDKQVV, from the coding sequence ATGATTAATGAAATATATTCTGTTATAAAAGCACAGGGCAAGCTGTTAGTTTCTAGCACTAATAAAACTATAAGCTATTATAATAGCAATTTAGAATTGGAGCAGCAATTAGAATGCGAAATACAAATTTTGGATACATTTAAATTTGACTCTTCAATTTATTATATAAGCACTAGAAACGATTTATTTACGCAAGCAGAGAGATACATTACTCCATTTTTAAAAGAACGCATTCGCTTAAATGTACCTCAAATTATAGAGAATATCGTTTTGTACAAAGGAAAAATATTTAATCAAAAATACTCAGTATATTCCTTATCAAAAAAACAAATTCTATGGGAACTTGATGAACCTTTAGATATTATTGGTGATTACTGTTTTAGTAGAAAAAAATCGAATTTCAAAGCCCGCAACATAGAAACTGGAGAAGTTCTATGGAGTAAAACAATAACCGATGACTTTCCTGAAAGCACAGGCTATAAATTTTTAACGGTTTATAATAAAGTACTAGTTATGGCAATAAAAAATACTACGCTGGCTGGATACGATGTTGATACGGGTGAATTATTATGGTCTGTTAAGAAAACTAATAACAGAAATTTGTTAGTTGACATTGATGGTAAGTTAAAAGGAGTAACCTCTACAGGATATTTTGAAACAGATATTGCAACAGGCAATCATCGTAGATTAGAATTTGCGCCTATTGAGGCAATTAACAAGCCGAATTGGTTTGATTCGCAACGTGACAATTTTGTGATTGTGGACAACCATATTATTACCACTGATTTCTTCAGCAACCGCATTGGTGCTTTTAATATGGAAACCCAACAGTATGATTGGTTCTATACTGAAGAAAATGCAACAGGTTTTCCTGCATCTAGACCCATAAAGTATTTTGAACCTTATTTATGCCTTATTGATAATAAAGATACTTTACATATTTATGAAGTTAAAAAAGATAAACAAGTAGTGTAA
- a CDS encoding PQQ-binding-like beta-propeller repeat protein, with protein sequence MELLKLKEIKNVYSIVQLDTSLLVSDKKGILNYHQFDNLTLKFKIEENISVIDTIKHHSNYYFISTRSKLFVQIKNEIVPFLNEFLCVDSLKVKNYIVLYQGDIEYQKNSIYSLTKKQILWSLENISLCVIGDYCFSRKKSNFKARNIETGEVLWDKTITDDFPESTGYNFLTVYNKVLVMAIKDTTLAGYDVDTGELLWSVKKTNNQNLLMDNDGKLRGISITSYFETDIQTGVYRRVEFAPYEAFNEPGFFSSERDNFVIIDNHIITTDFYSNRIGAFNMETQQYDWFYTEENATGFPASRPIKYFEPYLCLIDNKDTLHIYEVRKQEHV encoded by the coding sequence ATGGAGTTGCTAAAACTTAAGGAAATTAAAAATGTTTATTCGATTGTTCAATTGGACACCTCTTTACTGGTCTCTGATAAGAAAGGTATTTTAAACTATCATCAATTTGATAATCTAACATTAAAATTCAAAATCGAAGAAAACATAAGTGTAATTGATACAATCAAACATCACTCAAACTATTATTTCATTAGCACACGAAGTAAGTTATTTGTTCAAATTAAAAATGAGATAGTTCCTTTTTTAAATGAATTTTTGTGTGTCGATAGTTTAAAAGTAAAGAATTATATAGTCTTATATCAAGGCGATATAGAGTATCAAAAGAATAGCATTTATTCTTTAACAAAAAAGCAAATATTGTGGAGCTTAGAGAATATTTCACTATGTGTTATTGGTGATTACTGTTTCAGTAGAAAAAAATCAAATTTCAAAGCCCGCAACATAGAAACAGGAGAAGTTCTATGGGATAAAACAATAACCGATGACTTTCCTGAAAGCACAGGCTATAACTTTTTAACGGTTTATAATAAGGTATTAGTTATGGCAATAAAAGATACTACGCTAGCTGGATACGATGTAGATACGGGTGAGCTATTATGGTCTGTTAAAAAAACCAATAATCAAAATCTGTTAATGGACAATGATGGTAAGTTAAGAGGCATTTCTATTACAAGTTATTTTGAAACAGATATACAAACAGGTGTTTATCGTAGAGTAGAATTTGCCCCGTATGAAGCTTTTAACGAACCAGGTTTTTTCTCATCTGAACGCGACAATTTTGTAATCATAGACAACCATATTATCACTACCGATTTTTATAGCAACCGCATAGGCGCTTTTAATATGGAAACCCAACAGTATGATTGGTTCTATACCGAAGAAAATGCAACAGGTTTTCCTGCATCTAGACCCATAAAATATTTTGAACCTTATTTATGCCTTATTGATAATAAAGATACTTTACATATTTATGAAGTTAGAAAACAAGAACACGTGTGA